cactttgggaggcgaggcgtgtggatcacgaggtcaggagttcgagaccagcctggccaacatggtgagacccccgtctctactaaaagtaaaaaattagccgggcatggtggcgggcacctgtaaatcccagttacttgggagactgaggcaggagaattgcttgaaaccaggaggcagaggttgtgagccgagatcacgccactgtgctctagccggGGCGACAGGgaaagactctgtcttggaaaaaaaaaaaaaagaaatgcatatatatgtattttttttcccttcctatcCCTTGTGTCTTTCCTTAGATGAAGTTAAGGACACTCTTTAAGGGATCCTTGCCATTGGCATTAGGTAGAAGGTTGGATTCTGTCACTATTGGTGCCTTACCTTaaggtgtttttaaattttagagttgtgtaaccatcaccactatcttattttagaacactttcatcCCCCTGAAAGGTTCCATTGTGCCCATTTACAGTTAATGACTGCTCCACtctcagccctaggcaaccagTTTTTCTGCCTTCCTGTCATTTCtgggcattttatataaatggaattatgcaatAATGTACTCTTTTCTATccgcttctttcacttagcaaatgTTTTggaagttcatccatgttgtggcatgtaccAATACTTTATTCCTTTAAATTGCTGAACTCGATTGCatgaatatacattttgtttatctactcaccaattaatggacatttggattgtgtCTAATTTTTGGCCATTAGGAATCATGCTGCTGTGCACATTCACATACATATCCACACATTTTTCTGTGtggatatgtttttatttctctttaggtAGGTTCCTAGCAGTAGAATTTTTCTGGTTTCTATGGTAAAtttgtgttttaactttttaagaaactaccaaactgtatTTCAATGTGATTGTACCCGTTTTACATTTTACCAGCAGTAtataagggttccagtttcttcacatctttgccaacTTTTGGCATTGTCGTTTTgaatttagccattctaatgggtgggCAGTAGTGTGCCATGGTTTTACTTTGACTAATAATATTGagtatattttcatgtgcttatagtcattcatttttttttttttttttttttttttttgagacggagccttgctttgtcatcaggctggagtgcagtggcactatttcggctcactgcaacctccacctcccgggttcaagtgattcccctgcctcagcctcccgagtagctggtattacaggcatgcaccaccatgcctggctaattttttgtattttagtagagatggggtttcaccatgttggccagcatcatctcgatctcctgacctcgtgatctgcccaccttgtcctcctaaagtgctgggattactggtgtgagccaccgcacccggctggtcattcatatattttctttggtgaaatgtttattcaattttttgcttttaaaattgtcattttaccgatttgaatttttttttaattgagacggaggcttgctctgtctcccaggctggagtgcaatggcgtggtcttggcttgctgcaacctccgcctcctgggttcaagcgattctcctgcctcagcctcccgagtagctgggactaccagtgcatgccaccaccgccagctagtttttcttttttttagtagagacggggttttactgtgttggccaggctggtctcgaactcctgaactgcccacttcggcctcccaaagtgctgggagtgagccaccaagcctggcttgcattaagtttttttcttaaaatgtgatttgcaaatattttctcccagtctgtggtttatttttgaccttttccttccttcctccctccctccttccttcctccctccctccttccttcttccctccctccctccttccttccttcttccctccctccttccttcttccctccctctctccctccctccttccttcttccctccctccctccctccctctctccttccttccttccctccctctttttttttttttttttttttttcttttttgagacagtctttctctgttgcccaggctggagtgcattggcaccatcttggctcactgcaacctctgcttctcagattcaagcaattcttctgccccagcctcgtgagtagctgggactataggcatgcgccatcacgcctggctagttttattttatatttttagtagagacagggttttgccacattggccaggctggtcttgaactcctgacctcacgtgatctgcccaccttagcctcccaaagtgctgggattacaggtgtgagccatctcgcctgaccattttttcattttgttaatggtgtcttttgaagcacagtaagtttttaattttgagaaaatccatttaactgtttttttttcctttttgtgaatTGTGCATTTGATGTCACATATAAGAACACTTTGGCCAATACAAagttacaaagattttctcctctgttttcttctagaatttttatattttagctcttacatttaggtttgtgatcattttaatttttgtgtatgttgtgaGGTAAGggtataaatttgtttttttccatttggcaTTTGGATATCAAATTGTTTCACATGGTATGTTGAAAATACTctccttggccgggcacggtggctcacgcctgtaatctcagcactttgggaggccaaggtgggcggatcacgaggtcaggagatccagactatcctggctaacacggtgaaacctcgtctgtactaaaaatgcaaaaaaaaaacagctgggcgtggtggcgggtgcctgtagtcccagctactcgggaggctgaggcaggagaatggcgtgaacccgagaggcggagcttgcagtgagccgagatcgtgccactgcactccagcctgggcgacagggcaagactccgtctcaaaaaaaaaaaaaaaaaaaaaaaaaaacaactttcctttccccattgaatcaTCTGGATACTCTGTCACACAAATTGGTTGACCATAAATGTAATGATTTGTTTCTGGACTCTGAATTCTGTTCCACTGATGCATGTGTCTATACTTTTGTCATTACCacgctgtcttgattactatggCTTTATAGTAAAATTCAGAATTTGGTAGTGTAATTCctgtaattttgttgtttttcaaagttgttttgccTGGCCTCtgtgatttcatataaattttaggatcagcctgtcaatttctttaagaaaaaaagctgCCTTAGATTAAAGATTGCATTGAACTTACAGATAGATCAATTTTGGGGAAAATTACCATCTTGACAATATATTGATAGTCTTCTAATCCGTGGACATGAAATGTCTGTTTAGAtactctttaatttctttcagctgtGTTTTGTAGTGCTGAGTGTAGAAGTCTTTATTaaagtttttctaaatattttaagtatattcttgatgctattgtgaatggaattttaaaaaattagtttgttCATTCCTAGTATATAGACATGGAAAATGCAGTGGACTTTTGTATATATTGTTTGTGCTATGACCTTGCTAAATTTGCTTATTGGTACTGGTAGTTTTTTGAGATTTTCTGTAAGCAGAATTGTGTAATCCATTACTAaaacaattttacttatttctttttagtcttcatgcctttttttttttctttttcttttgaaccTTACTGCACCAGCTAGAACAAGTACAATTTTGAAAAGAAGTGGCAAAAGCAGGCATCCTTTCCTTGTTCCTGATTTTTGGAAGGAAAGCATTGTGTTTTACCTTTAAGTAAAGTTGGCTTTAGATTTTTTATTGATGCCCACCACCATCAGGTTAAAGAAGTTCAATTTCTCGTTTgtgaagttgtgtgtgtgtgaataggTATTGTATTATATGTTGTGGGATTCTCTTGAATGTTTTGTTATGGATTTTGTCATGTTTATGGGAgattttggtttgtattttcttttttttaattttaatttttctgagatgattttgttgcccaggctggagtgcagtggcatgatctcggctcaccgcaacctccgcctcctgggttgaagcgattctcctgcctcagcctcctgagtagctgggattacaggcatgcaccaccacacctggctaatttttgtatttttagtagagatggggtttctccatgttggtcaggctggtctcaaactccccacctcaggtgatccgcccaccttggcctcccaaagtgttgggattacaggcgttgagccacagctcccggtggtttgtattttcttttgtcttgtggccttattttctttcatagtaGTTACTGGCCTTTAAatatgagttgggaagtgttttCTCCTCCTCTATGTTTGGGTGttacttctttttaattatttgttagaatttaccagtgaaggcATTTAGCCTTGGAgtcttcttttgaggaaaatCTTCAGTagctatttaaaacttttattacagGTCTATTCAGTTTTAAAACGTTTTCTCCGGTCAATTTTGGTCATTTGTGTCTTTAGAGAAATGTGTCCATTTCATCGAAGTAGTCTAAAAttgttggcataaagttgttcataggACTTCCTTAATTCTTCACATTTTGTGTAGGGCACTAATGATACTCTGAcccctttcatttctgattttggtaatttgtattttgttgttttctttgatcttttaaaacaaccaacttttgatgttatttatttttctctttggtttttctgctttctcttgtattGGTTTCTGCCctaatctgtatttatttattttcgttttttttgagatcgagtaactggctctgtcgcccaggctggagttgagtggcactatcttggctcactgcaacctctcctcccaggttcaagcagttctcctgcctcagtctctgagtagctgggattacaggtgttcaccacccttggataatttttgtatttttagtagagacagggttttaccatgttggccaggctggtgtcgaacttctgacctcaggtgatcggcccgccttcctgacctcaggtgatcagcccacctcggcctcccaaagtgatgggattacaggtgtgagccactgtggcctgcTCTAATCTTCATTATTTGCTTTAAGCTGGTTAGTTTGGGATTCCTATTAAGGTGAAAGAAAGCTTTGGTTATTGACTTGAgactttgcttttttattttttatattttctatttttacggggcatacacatatatacagtgtgttttaaaaatgggCTTTACAATATGTAGTTTTATCACTCGGTTTACAACTAAATATATCGTGAACATTTTCTCTTCAACAGTTAAAAGAATTGCGTAGCTTGgaggaaacatttatttattttgtttgcttttgagacggagtctgatACGGACTTTAAAAGCTATAGATTTCCCactaaacactgctttagttgCATTCTCCAAATTTTGATATGTAGTGTTTTCATTTGGTAAATGTTTTCTCAATTTCTCTTATGATGTTTTTGGTTTATAAGTTATTTTGGTATATGTTTAATTTCCAGATACTTGgggatttttctgattttttttttccccactgatttctaatttctgttgtgattgaacatattctttttgtGATTTATGAGAACAGGTACTGCTTTGGGTAATTGCTGACCATTTGTTTGGATTGGGAACCAAGGAGCAGTTGCAGCTTTGGAGAGTAAGGGTGGAGATGGGAACTGGATCTAGTTCCTTTCCCTTCTTGGTTCATATGTATATGTCATTTATAATTTGAGAATTGTGTCAAGTTGGGGGACTACTTCATTATACTGTATTGTCGCAGTTAGGATACTTGTGGTTTATAATTAAACCATGGTCGTTTTGAATTCTGTCAGAAGAATTTGAGCCCAGTATTATACcctagttttttatttctttaataagtttaaatataattttttccattttgtatttttttctagaagaatTTGAGTTGAGTAGtactccttttttctttgttttaatgtaGTTGAACATCGTTCTCTCCtactgaaactctttttttttttttttaaatgagatggagttttgctcttgtcgcccaggctggagtgcagtgacacaatctcggctcactgcaacctccgcctcctgggttcaagggattctcctgcctcagtctcctgaatagctgggattacaggtgcctatcaccctgcctggctaatttttgcatttttagtaaagatggggtttcaccatgttggccaggctggtctcaaagtcctgacctcaggtgatctgcccacctcagcctcccaaagtgctggggttacaggcgtgagccaccacacctggccttcctttttttttttttttttttttttttttttgagactaagtctcgctctattgcttaggctggattgcagtggtgtgatctcagctaactgctacctcagtttcctgggttcaagtgatgctcctgcctcagcctccctagcagctgggactacaagtgcgtgccaccatgcctggttaatttttttgtatttttaatagaaatggggtttcaccatgttggccaggctggccttgaactcctgacctcaggtgatccgtccacctcagcatcccaaagtgctgggattataggcatgagccactgtgtctggcctgaaatgacattttgatcttttttctttaaagtttgatTAGTATATATGCGGTAAAAActggttgaaaatttttttctgtgaagatactTTTCTACTGATTAGTGCCCTCAAGACTATCTTTTATGAGGGCAGAGACTAAATCTCTCTTACTCATATCTTTTTCCCCAGTGTGCAGCACAAAACAATCAATATGATTTTGTTCAGCATGTTGTAGCATTGCCATGTTGTGTTAGGTTGAGGtccaaagggtttttttttgttttgtttttgagacagggtctcgctttgtcacccaggctggacaggccaggcagtggcaggatcatagttCACCGTAGCCTGAACTCTAGGGCTCAAGccatcacctcagcctcctgaatagctgggattacaggcacacgccaccacacctggctatccAAAGAGTTTTAACCCTAGTTTGTGCTTCTGGTGTCTGATCTTCACCTCTTTAACTGTATAGACTTTGGAGGAAGAGGATAAGAAGGTGGACCAGAACGTATTGCTTGGGGAGAGAGACACAGAATCAAGGATGATTCTGGTTTGAGATAACGGAATGGGGAATATGGCATGAAATCAAGCGAGCTAATTGAGGATTCTTCCGTTTCTTCTAAgatatattttttgttatctGGTCTAGTGAGTTTAATTCATCTCAATTTTGATAGATTACTTATGTCATCTAAACTTTAGTTTATGAAAtggtaaatttattttactaaaatctttgctttcctccttctcccccttaGGACATTTGCTACAAGATCCTATTGCACCCACCAACTCCACCTGCCAACATTATGTCTGCAAAACTTGTAAAGGCAAGAAAATGATGATGAAACCTTCCTGTAGCTGGTGCAAAGACTATGAGCAGTTTGAGGAAAACAAGCAGTTAAGCATCCTAGTGAACTGCTACAAAAAACTATGCGAGTATATAACACAGACTACACTGGCACGGGATATAATAGAAGCAGTTGACTGTTCTTCCGATATTTTGGCTTTGCTTAATGATGGATCATTGTTTTGTGAGGAGACAGAAAAACCGTCAGATTCATCCTTTACTTTGTGTTTGACACATTCCCCTTTACCTTCAACCTCAGAACCCACAACTGATCCTCAAGCTAGTTTATCTCCAATGTCTGAAAGCACCCTCAGCATTGCTATTGGCAGTTCTGTTATCAATGGTTTGCCTACTTATAATGGGCTTTCAATAGATAGATTTGGTATAAATATTCCTTCACCTGAACATTCAAATACGATTGACGTATGTAATACTGTTGATATAAAAACTGAGGATCTGTCTGACAGCCTGCCACCCGTTTGTGACACGGTAGCCACTGACTTATGTTCCACAGGCATTGATATCTGCAGTTTCAGTGAAGATATAAAACCTGGAGACTCTCTGTTACTGAGTGTTGAGGAAGTACTCCGCAGCTTAGAAACTGTTTCAAATACAGAGGTCTGTTGCCCTAATTTGCAGCCGAACTTGGAAGCCACTGTATCCAATGGACCTTTTCTGCAGCTTTCTTCCCAGTCTCTTAGCCATAATGTTTTTATGTCCACCAGTCCTGCACTTCATGGGTTATCATGTACAGCAGCAACTCCGAAGATAGCAAAATTGAATAGAAAACGATCCAGATCAGAGAGCGACAGTGAGAAAGTTCAGCCACTTCCAATTTCTACCATTATCCGAGGCCCAACACTGGGGGCATCTGCTCCTGTGACAGTGAAACGGGAGAGCAAAATTTCTCTTCAACCTATAGCAACTGTTCCCAATGGAGGCACAACGCCTAAAATCAGCAAAACTGTACTTTTATCTACTAAAAGCATGAAAAAGAGTCATGAACATGGATCCAAGAAATCTCACTCTAAAACCAAGCCAGGTATtcttaaaaaagacaaagcagtAAAGGAAAAGATTCCTAGTCATCATTTTATGCCAGGAAGTCCTACCAAGGCTGTGTACAAAAAACCCCAGGAAAAGAAAGGGTGTAAATGTGGGCGTGCTACTCAAAATCCAAGTGTTCTTACATGCCGAGGCCAACGCTGCCCTTGCTACTCTAACCGCAAAGCCTGCTTAGATTGTATATGTCGTGGCTGCCAAAACTCCTATATGGCCAATGGGGAGAAGAAGCTGGAGGCATTTGCCGTGCCAGAAAAGGCCTTGGAGCAGACCAGGCTCACTTTGGGCATTAACGTGACTAGCATTGCTGTGCGTAACGCTAGTACCAGCACCAGTGTAATAAATGTCACAGGGTCCCCAGTAACGACGTTTTTAGCTGCCAGTACACATGATGATAAAAGTTTGGATGAAGCTATAGACATGAGATTCGACTGTTAAATCAGTGGGTCTTTTAAACCTACTCCTGGTAGGGAAATAGCTACAGTTTTACGGCAGCTATGGTTCTGTTGGTTTAACTTGCCGGAGCTCCTGCATATAGATCACTTGTATCAAGTGTTTTCATTGCTAAGTTATATGTGTTAGTGTCGGGGAAATAGTTTGCAGATAATGGAGGAGTAACCCTACAACTATATATGTCCTTAGTTCTTACAGAACCTCATAGTTTGAGAACAAAGCTGATGCAACTGATTTATACAAAATGAACTTTGgcaagaaaaataacattaaccTCATTGTTTATGGCCATGCTTTGTGCATAATCAAAGTTTATGATTAAATGTAAGGAAGTGGTATCTAGTCAGTCCATAAAGAttgtgctaatttttttgtggaaaagTAGCCATTAGTTCAGGAAACTCAGTGCTGCCTTCAGACGCCATTGATGTTTCTCTTGTTGGAAAGCTGATGTGTCCAGCTCAACCTTTGTGCTGACATCATACCATTTCTGATCATGAAATATTGGCTACTGGTGTATGTAGCAGTTCTTAAATCAGCagtattatgaaaaaaaaattccccctcATTAgaatgtttaagaaatctttttaaaaagtaaactgaaATTCTGTCTGACTACAAATGTTTAGCTGTTACTCATTTCTAGGGAAGAAATTCTAAATCCCTCCTTCACTTTGAGCAGTGTTCTAATTGGATAAATGAAGTGAAGGAGAGTAGTTTTATTCTGAAGGTAATTAAATTTAGACTATGTAGTATGtgacagaattattttaaaattataaaaagattttatttagtaattgggatttacttaaaataatttcgGAATAATGCCCCCAGACTTGCCCAGATTTATGTATTGTACTTGCCGCCACTTTGACTTTTGTTTtctctaatagtttatttgccacagtctttattttgaatatgctcctagtttttcttttttagggtgCTGTTCATTATGAAGGCTTCTTTATAGAGGCCTAATAAGAATGCCTTTTTATAAAGCCTGTGCATTTAGGTAGGTTGAAGCTAGGAGGATTTTCTTTAGAATGCTCTTTTGCATGTAAAGCACAAAGTATGTTTCAGTTTAAATGCACTTCTTCCCGTAATTTTTATGGGGAAGACAAGTGAGTCACAAACATTCTGTTGAAGGGAAATCTAGTCAGTTGCTTGAAAGAGCACAGCCCAAATAAAACAAGGACTGACTAGGTGTAATGAAATAACCTGTGATTTAAAAGAAGAGCTGCAGCTTTGACAgtgcttatttaaagaaaaatactgctgGAAAATTTCCAATTTTTACTACGTTCACCATCTCTAGTAAGATCTGACATATGCTGAAGTTATGTTTTGATTTGGCACACAGCATGTTCAATGATGGTTACTCGCCTAGTACAAGACATGGAGAAGAAACCTTTGGACACAGAGCAGATGACACCTCCTTCTGTTTTGTAGCGTATCCTGGTGTCATTTTCTGTGAATGTGGTCAGGtagagttgtttttgttgttgttgttgggcttttttttttcttttttttttttttttttggtctcttttggtggggggggggtgggctAAAGCCATAGGAAGAAAAATGTGATGTATGTGTCCAGTATgtactattttgtttttgttttgcaagaAGAGTTGAACTATTTTTGATAACAAGAGTAAATGGTGGAAAATGCTTCTTAGTTGTCTTGTCTTTATTTGCTTTCCAAGATTTGGgattttatttaattcctttaaGTGTTAGCAGTGTCTTATGAAACATGTATTTACCTAACGTTTGTAACAGTTTTGTGTTGAACCCAGATGCCCTGCTATATAAAGTTGTAAATCTGTTCTTTATTCACTAATGATCACTGCAAAAATGATTAGAAATGAGATTGTACACATGGATGAGGATATATTTTGCAAATCGACCAAACTTTCCTAATATTATGATCTTAAAATTCATAGAGTACTTTATTGCTTCCCAAGTTTGATaatcttgtgttttttttgatGCATGGGAGGTTGGCAATATAGACAAAGTGGAAATCATTAGTATGTGAGGGCCTTGATTGTTATGTAATATTGCCAATGATGAATTCAGGTTGTTTTTAGCAcaagtttctcttttttatgcTGGTATTCTCACTGCCACATTTTTGGAAACCTGTATTACACCTTAAATCTATCAATAAATGATAGTTTTCTAATTCTATGTTGTAGAATACTGAAGAGTTTGGGATAGCATGCTCTGAATGGTCTGTATGATATACATCTGGGGAAGAGTAATCACAGTGccttgatttttatattatttttctttataccaCGAGTTACTTAGGAATGCTGACAAATGGCTAACGAGGGATGATGGAGAGATTTTTACTGAAGTAACTGGATTTACTTCATCAGGATTTGAAACCACCAAAGAACAGCAGCATTTAATATGACACATCCTGAACTGTTGAGTCCttgttattaatataaatgatCAAATGATCTTTTACCTTAGGTAACAGTTTTAGAGCtgacaattttatctttttggttAGCTTTAAGTCTGCATTTCCATGAGGAGGTGTAGTATGGTCCTAGGGATAAAgaattccttttatttcattgtattcttAGTTAAAACAATTTCATGGTGACCTTGTTGAAGAAGAGTAAAAGTTTTATGGGAATCAGATGGAAAATAAATTGTCCATAACCATATCATAGATAACAAATAGAAATGCTTTAGAAAATACTAAGTTCAAAGTATAGTATTTTAACCAAATCTGATACTTCGAtggtattttatacttttctctttttaaaaaaattaaaagctgggcacagtggtgtgtgcctgtaatcccagctacttaggaggctgaggtgggaggatcacttaagctcaggagttcgaactcagcctgggcaacataatgagaccttgcctctgaaataaaatttaggtACCCCAAAACATGCTGTtacacattcttttaaaataatgcattataGATGAGGCTAAAGTCTACCTTGATTCCTGTGAACTCCGCCTCATTCACAAACCCttgtcctcttccctctcccctgaaGAAATCATTTCTCAGTATATTATCATTACTACAAAGACCTCTCTGTAGTTTTCACATGGGCTCAAAGAGTTATTCTCTGACATTCAAGCTTGTTCACAGTGTTACTCTTGCAGACAAAAAAATGAGGTGCAAATATGATTAAAAGCACAAGTGTGTAGTAATTACCTTAATGAACATGATTCATATTTGACAACTTTATTTAGTTTTgctaaaagggaaaaacaaagtcATGCAGCCTTCTCCAAACACATCTTAACATTTCAAAAAGCTGAGCAAATCTCATTTGATGAATCTAGAGTTTTATAAACACTTCGAATGGTACACAGTGACATAGATAAGATGCAGGGAAGATACATGGAATTTTATTAGTTTGATTACCTTGGTAATGTTATGCTATTAAACTCATTTCTCATTGAATTAGCATTAAGGTCATGATAACCCTCAGCTTTTATCAAGGGGCCTGGGATATTATAACAACTTGAAAATTCCAGTTTGGCAGTAATGATTATACTTACCATGATCTTTACCCGAAAGTCAAATATATTCTACCTTAATTCCTCAGAATTCACATTCCTTGCATTCAGCTCCAAGGAAGGAGTACAATAAAACACATTCTTATAATTCCTGAAAATGTGATAATGTGGGTAAACTATTACAATAGCCCATCTTAAATGGAATGGTATTGATGGATGTACTTTTATAATAGAGACTTTGTAAGAgaatggggttttgctctgtcacctaggctggagtgcagtgtcgtaatcatagctcactgcagccttgaagcctggggctcaag
The nucleotide sequence above comes from Nomascus leucogenys isolate Asia chromosome 8, Asia_NLE_v1, whole genome shotgun sequence. Encoded proteins:
- the MSL2 gene encoding E3 ubiquitin-protein ligase MSL2; its protein translation is MNPVNATALYISASRLVLNYDPGDPKAFTEINRLLPYFRQSLSCCVCGHLLQDPIAPTNSTCQHYVCKTCKGKKMMMKPSCSWCKDYEQFEENKQLSILVNCYKKLCEYITQTTLARDIIEAVDCSSDILALLNDGSLFCEETEKPSDSSFTLCLTHSPLPSTSEPTTDPQASLSPMSESTLSIAIGSSVINGLPTYNGLSIDRFGINIPSPEHSNTIDVCNTVDIKTEDLSDSLPPVCDTVATDLCSTGIDICSFSEDIKPGDSLLLSVEEVLRSLETVSNTEVCCPNLQPNLEATVSNGPFLQLSSQSLSHNVFMSTSPALHGLSCTAATPKIAKLNRKRSRSESDSEKVQPLPISTIIRGPTLGASAPVTVKRESKISLQPIATVPNGGTTPKISKTVLLSTKSMKKSHEHGSKKSHSKTKPGILKKDKAVKEKIPSHHFMPGSPTKAVYKKPQEKKGCKCGRATQNPSVLTCRGQRCPCYSNRKACLDCICRGCQNSYMANGEKKLEAFAVPEKALEQTRLTLGINVTSIAVRNASTSTSVINVTGSPVTTFLAASTHDDKSLDEAIDMRFDC